The Streptomyces sp. NBC_00299 DNA segment TCTTCCACGACTTCGCGGAGATCCACCTCGGCAGCCGCCGGGCCGCGGAAGACGTTGTTCACCACGTGTTCCTGGAGATCCTCGGCGGCTGGGACGAACTGCTGCAGCAGGGCGACCTCGAACAGCAGACTCTCGCCGTGCTGCACCGCGGTGTCACCCGCCGCCTGGACGAAGACGGGCGCCCGCCGGCGTTCCTCATCAACGGCCCCATAGCCAAGAACCTCGAGGCGGTCCGCAGCCAACTGGAGATGAGCAGCAGCACGAACGGCCTGTACGAGGCGATTCTGGAACTGCCCACCCGCCAGTTCACGGTAATCGTCCTGCGCCATCTCCTCGGCTACCCCACCAAGCGGATCGCCCGCTACATG contains these protein-coding regions:
- a CDS encoding sigma-70 family RNA polymerase sigma factor encodes the protein MGNGDVDLDVSPQDSGHGQPVQDPPDLPLDFEAFYLGHQEFFHDFAEIHLGSRRAAEDVVHHVFLEILGGWDELLQQGDLEQQTLAVLHRGVTRRLDEDGRPPAFLINGPIAKNLEAVRSQLEMSSSTNGLYEAILELPTRQFTVIVLRHLLGYPTKRIARYMGLDTRTVDYHGRKGKERLRIRLGLPAAPSKTRKGAGQ